In a single window of the Flavivirga spongiicola genome:
- a CDS encoding FIST signal transduction protein, with product MNVQQISLQQDNWQEDISILNINANIFLLFVSPDFNPKKEVLDFVNNKYPDATIIGCSTAGEISDITVKDETISLTAIQLQKVTSKKSSIKIIDMDCSYKSGQYLAKDLYNKDLRHVLVLSDGLNVNGADLVLGLKSIIPDVSITGGLAADGSNFNKTFVIDDNKVVDKTIIALGFYGEHLKVGFSSKGGWDSFGIERLVTKSNKNVLYELDGLPALELYKSFLGKQADKLPSSGLLFPLSMRIDKDSLPVVRTILAVNEEDQSLTFAGNIPEGAYARLMKANIDRLITGAADSAVDANKEQEEKSELAILISCVGRRLVLKQMVEEEVEAVRDIIGEKPSITGFYSYGEIAPFGEFSPCELHNQTMTITTLSEC from the coding sequence ATGAACGTTCAACAAATATCCCTACAGCAGGATAATTGGCAAGAAGATATTTCTATTTTAAATATCAATGCCAATATATTTCTACTTTTTGTGTCTCCTGATTTTAACCCTAAAAAAGAGGTACTAGATTTCGTAAATAATAAATATCCAGATGCAACCATAATTGGATGTTCAACTGCTGGAGAAATATCAGATATTACTGTAAAAGACGAGACCATATCTTTAACAGCGATACAATTACAGAAAGTTACTTCCAAAAAATCATCCATTAAAATCATCGATATGGATTGTAGTTATAAATCAGGACAATATTTGGCAAAAGATCTTTATAATAAAGATTTACGACATGTACTGGTCTTGAGTGATGGACTTAATGTTAATGGAGCAGATTTAGTTTTAGGTTTAAAATCGATAATTCCTGATGTTAGTATCACAGGAGGATTGGCTGCAGATGGTTCTAACTTTAACAAAACATTTGTTATTGATGATAATAAGGTAGTTGATAAAACCATTATTGCTTTAGGTTTTTATGGAGAGCATTTAAAAGTAGGCTTTAGTTCAAAAGGAGGATGGGATAGTTTTGGTATAGAGCGTTTGGTAACAAAATCAAATAAAAATGTTCTTTACGAATTAGATGGTTTACCAGCGTTAGAATTATATAAATCTTTTTTAGGGAAACAGGCAGACAAACTACCGAGTTCTGGGCTATTATTCCCCTTAAGTATGAGGATTGATAAAGATTCCTTACCAGTAGTTAGAACCATTTTGGCTGTAAATGAGGAAGATCAAAGCTTAACATTTGCAGGTAATATTCCAGAAGGTGCCTATGCGCGTTTAATGAAGGCAAATATTGATAGATTAATAACTGGTGCTGCTGATTCTGCAGTTGATGCCAATAAAGAACAGGAAGAAAAATCCGAATTGGCAATTCTTATTAGTTGTGTAGGACGTCGCTTAGTCTTAAAACAAATGGTCGAAGAAGAAGTAGAAGCGGTAAGAGATATAATAGGAGAGAAACCTAGTATTACAGGTTTTTATTCATATGGAGAAATTGCGCCTTTTGGAGAGTTTTCACCTTGCGAATTGCATAATCAAACGATGACTATTACAACACTTTCAGAATGTTAA
- a CDS encoding PAS domain-containing sensor histidine kinase, with amino-acid sequence MLNKGYHRLLRRQLKKTGLDITENPDFVRFFNMVNDAYKSFDNDVKHIENILEESSKELFVTNQRLIKERDNTNKRLEHIVDNIGGVLFKTDLDGNFTFLNNAWTEYSGIPVNYAIGKSFRTFLQGENIDGFKRFDDLFSREKEHIKFIFKNKRGNEVMWFEVKSKLIKDRNGVSTGFIGTITDVTNLKETEIELQKASKSKDEFLSTMSHEIRTPLNAVTGLANILLMEDHLPDQLENLKALKYSGEHLLGLINDLLDFDKIKSGKLKLVEKDFSLNYFLESINSHFSLRTEKKGLIFNVIKENDVPDNIIGDKLKLTQIIKNLLSNSLKFTENGCINLTIKNLGVKENKVRLVFKIIDTGIGISKSKQKSIFESFMQANSETSIKYGGTGLGLSISKKLLNLQGSDLIVESELGKGSTFFFEITYKVSNRLNVYEPDMIKMQPDYEPLEINVLVAEDNKMNVLILKRFFNKWGVKYTVAENGEEVLKLFEKFDYDLILMDLQMPKINGYQATKIIRKSKNENKASIPIIALTAFAQIDIKKKTEQYKMNGFMGKPFNPEKLYKLLKSYSKAYNKKAI; translated from the coding sequence ATGTTAAACAAAGGCTACCATAGGTTGTTAAGGCGTCAGCTAAAAAAAACAGGATTAGACATTACTGAGAACCCAGATTTTGTCAGGTTTTTTAATATGGTTAACGATGCTTATAAAAGTTTTGACAATGATGTAAAACATATTGAAAATATTCTTGAAGAAAGTTCTAAGGAATTATTTGTGACTAATCAAAGGTTAATAAAGGAAAGGGATAATACCAACAAAAGATTAGAACATATTGTTGATAATATTGGAGGTGTTCTTTTTAAGACAGATCTAGATGGGAATTTTACCTTTTTAAATAATGCTTGGACAGAATATTCAGGAATTCCTGTTAATTATGCTATAGGAAAAAGCTTTAGGACCTTTTTACAAGGAGAGAATATAGATGGTTTTAAACGATTTGATGACCTGTTTTCTAGAGAAAAAGAGCATATTAAGTTTATATTTAAGAATAAAAGGGGGAATGAAGTCATGTGGTTTGAGGTGAAGTCAAAACTTATTAAAGATCGTAATGGGGTCTCAACAGGTTTTATTGGAACCATTACAGATGTGACAAACCTAAAAGAGACAGAAATAGAATTACAGAAAGCGAGTAAATCTAAAGACGAATTTTTATCTACAATGTCTCACGAAATTAGAACACCTCTAAATGCAGTTACCGGATTAGCTAATATATTATTAATGGAAGACCATTTGCCAGATCAGTTAGAAAATCTAAAAGCACTAAAATATTCGGGAGAACATCTATTAGGACTAATTAATGATTTACTAGATTTTGATAAAATAAAATCAGGTAAATTAAAACTTGTAGAGAAGGATTTTAGTTTAAATTATTTTTTAGAAAGTATAAATTCCCATTTTAGTTTAAGAACAGAAAAAAAAGGTCTAATCTTCAATGTTATTAAGGAAAATGATGTGCCTGATAATATTATTGGAGACAAATTAAAATTGACCCAAATAATTAAGAATTTATTGAGTAATTCTTTGAAGTTTACTGAAAATGGGTGTATTAATCTTACTATTAAAAATTTAGGTGTAAAAGAAAATAAAGTAAGACTTGTTTTTAAAATCATAGATACAGGAATAGGGATATCTAAAAGTAAACAGAAGTCTATTTTCGAAAGTTTTATGCAAGCTAATTCTGAAACTTCAATAAAATATGGGGGAACAGGCCTTGGATTGTCAATAAGTAAAAAGTTATTAAATCTTCAGGGTAGTGATTTGATTGTTGAAAGCGAACTAGGCAAAGGTTCAACATTTTTCTTTGAAATTACTTATAAAGTAAGTAATAGACTTAATGTTTATGAACCAGATATGATTAAAATGCAACCGGATTATGAACCTTTAGAAATAAACGTGCTAGTTGCAGAAGATAATAAAATGAATGTGCTAATACTTAAACGTTTTTTCAATAAATGGGGTGTTAAATACACAGTTGCAGAAAATGGAGAAGAAGTATTAAAACTATTTGAAAAATTTGATTACGATCTAATACTTATGGACTTGCAAATGCCAAAGATAAATGGCTATCAAGCGACCAAAATAATTAGAAAAAGTAAGAATGAAAATAAAGCCAGTATACCAATAATTGCTTTAACAGCTTTTGCTCAGATCGATATCAAAAAGAAAACAGAACAATATAAAATGAATGGGTTTATGGGGAAACCTTTTAACCCTGAAAAATTGTACAAATTGCTAAAATCTTACAGTAAAGCTTATAATAAAAAAGCCATTTAA
- a CDS encoding DoxX family protein, translated as MNANFKEVCKKKMKPLIILIIVSTISLFTIKIINGEYDFVLSARIAMSAMLLFTALGHFLFPSGLILMVPELIPFKKEMVYFTAIIEILGAVGLHITQLKVLTSWLLILFFILILPANIKAAINHLDYQKATYNGNGLMYLWFRIPLQILFIVWVYISSIQYK; from the coding sequence TTGAATGCAAACTTTAAAGAAGTTTGTAAAAAAAAGATGAAACCTCTTATTATCCTTATTATCGTTTCGACAATTTCATTATTTACTATAAAAATCATTAATGGAGAATATGACTTTGTTCTTTCTGCACGTATCGCAATGTCGGCCATGCTACTTTTTACTGCATTAGGACATTTTCTATTTCCTAGCGGTTTGATTTTGATGGTTCCTGAATTAATTCCTTTTAAAAAAGAAATGGTTTATTTTACTGCCATTATCGAAATTCTTGGAGCCGTGGGACTTCACATAACACAGCTCAAGGTATTAACTTCTTGGCTTCTAATTTTATTCTTCATACTTATCCTTCCCGCAAACATTAAGGCTGCAATTAATCATTTGGATTATCAAAAAGCTACTTACAATGGAAATGGATTAATGTATTTATGGTTTAGGATTCCCTTACAGATTCTATTTATAGTCTGGGTATATATTAGCTCGATCCAATATAAATAA
- a CDS encoding Crp/Fnr family transcriptional regulator, whose protein sequence is MNKIKEHFEQIAKLSDLDWHIFSSKLKKSVYSKKATILKVGDIENHLSFIEKGRLRFFTPKQENDITFGFCFENEFMSAYDSFLTRKPSTYQIETLTDTTLWRLTYKDLQDIYNETEVGNAIGRITTENIFLMKSKREQSFLNETAEKRYLNLFAERPNLIKEIPLKYIASYIGITPQALSRIRKRIS, encoded by the coding sequence ATGAATAAAATAAAAGAACACTTTGAACAAATTGCAAAATTAAGTGACTTGGATTGGCACATATTTTCTTCTAAACTAAAAAAAAGTGTTTACAGTAAAAAAGCAACTATTTTAAAGGTTGGAGATATAGAAAACCATCTTTCTTTTATTGAAAAGGGAAGGCTTCGGTTCTTTACTCCAAAACAAGAAAATGATATTACTTTTGGTTTTTGTTTTGAAAATGAATTCATGAGTGCATATGACTCTTTTTTAACAAGGAAGCCCAGCACGTACCAAATTGAGACTCTTACAGACACTACACTTTGGAGACTAACATATAAAGATTTACAGGATATTTATAACGAAACTGAAGTTGGCAATGCTATTGGTCGAATAACAACAGAAAACATTTTTTTGATGAAATCTAAAAGAGAGCAATCTTTTCTAAACGAAACGGCAGAAAAAAGGTATTTAAATTTATTTGCTGAGCGTCCTAATTTAATTAAAGAAATACCTTTAAAATATATAGCTTCATATATTGGAATAACTCCTCAAGCATTAAGTCGAATTCGAAAGCGCATTTCTTAA
- a CDS encoding DUF2851 family protein, with amino-acid sequence MQEDFLHYIWKHKKFQINHLKTITGESIIINTVGQHNLNSGPDFFNAQLSINDQLWAGNVEIHVKSSDWFLHHHEKDKAYDNVILHIVWEHDTDVYRKDHTVIPTLELKDFISKDVLNNYKNLFAKQNKWINCEHDFAGIDDFILNNWLERLYLERLERKAKTIELLLKESKNDWEAVLFQMLAKNFGLKVNGDSFFSLAKSIDFSILRKSRYNRQTLEALLFGQSGLLNQDIEDVYYLNLIREYQFLKQKFKLENGHVLPCHFFRLRPSNFPTIRLSQFASLYYEHQNLFSKIIETNHLDDFYKLFKVSTSMFWDTHYTFQKESKSSKKMLTKSFIDLLLINTILPLKFCYAKQIGEDVNSDIVKTATSIASEKNSIIEAFNSLKKISKSALDSQGFIQLKTEYCDKNKCLQCAVGNTLIIK; translated from the coding sequence ATGCAAGAAGATTTTTTACACTATATCTGGAAACATAAAAAATTTCAAATAAATCATCTTAAAACAATAACAGGAGAATCAATTATAATAAATACTGTTGGACAGCATAACTTAAACTCTGGCCCAGATTTTTTTAATGCACAACTCAGCATTAATGATCAGCTTTGGGCAGGTAATGTAGAGATTCATGTAAAATCATCCGATTGGTTTTTACACCATCACGAAAAAGACAAAGCATATGATAATGTTATTTTACATATAGTTTGGGAACATGATACAGACGTTTATAGAAAAGATCATACCGTTATACCTACTTTAGAGTTAAAAGATTTTATTAGCAAAGATGTTTTAAATAATTATAAAAATTTATTTGCTAAACAAAACAAATGGATTAATTGTGAGCATGATTTTGCAGGCATTGATGATTTTATTTTAAACAATTGGTTAGAACGTTTATATTTAGAACGTTTAGAACGAAAAGCTAAAACGATAGAATTACTTTTAAAAGAATCAAAAAATGATTGGGAAGCTGTATTGTTTCAAATGCTGGCTAAAAATTTCGGACTTAAAGTAAACGGAGATTCGTTTTTTAGCTTGGCGAAATCTATTGATTTTTCAATACTTAGAAAATCACGATATAATCGGCAAACCTTAGAAGCTCTATTGTTTGGGCAATCTGGTTTGTTAAATCAAGATATAGAAGATGTTTACTATTTAAATTTGATTCGGGAGTATCAATTTTTAAAACAAAAGTTTAAATTAGAAAATGGTCACGTATTGCCATGCCACTTTTTTAGATTACGACCATCTAACTTTCCAACTATTAGATTGTCTCAATTTGCAAGTTTGTATTATGAGCATCAAAATTTATTTTCAAAGATTATAGAAACGAATCATTTAGATGATTTTTATAAATTATTTAAAGTATCAACATCAATGTTTTGGGATACACATTATACCTTTCAAAAAGAATCAAAATCATCTAAAAAAATGCTTACAAAATCATTTATAGATTTATTACTTATCAATACGATTCTTCCTCTTAAATTCTGTTATGCGAAACAAATAGGAGAAGACGTTAATTCAGATATTGTAAAAACAGCTACTTCAATTGCTTCAGAAAAGAATAGCATTATTGAAGCGTTTAATAGCTTAAAAAAGATATCAAAATCGGCGTTAGATTCACAAGGGTTTATTCAACTTAAAACAGAATATTGCGATAAAAATAAATGTTTACAATGTGCAGTTGGTAATACTTTAATCATTAAATAA
- a CDS encoding PspC domain-containing protein: MNNIYKPLLFFQKHGYYVCQRIADRLGIRAKVVRTSFMYLTFVTVGFGFALYLFLAFWIRIKDLVYTKRSSVFDL, translated from the coding sequence ATGAACAATATTTATAAACCATTATTGTTTTTTCAAAAACATGGCTATTATGTTTGTCAGCGTATAGCAGACAGATTAGGAATTAGAGCTAAGGTGGTAAGAACATCATTTATGTACCTAACATTTGTAACCGTTGGTTTTGGCTTTGCGCTATATTTGTTTCTTGCTTTTTGGATAAGAATTAAAGATTTGGTTTATACCAAACGCTCATCTGTTTTCGATTTATAA
- a CDS encoding potassium channel family protein — translation MNPLIKFFRTKIYTAVLLLVVLMLIGVTGYKMISGYSWVNAFYMTVITMTTVGFGEVTPLDDPSKIFTIFLILASVVIVGYALSIITEYILSKNDVEELIQKKMQKRIDNLRGHIVICGYGRNGKQAARKLLAYKKQFVVIEKDKEMEERLQIDGVSYVIGNANEDETLIQAGIGKASCLISALPNDADNLFVVLSTRQLNKSINIISRASLETSYKKLKLAGANNVILPDKIGGDHMASLVVVPGLMEFIDNLSIVGKSNINIEEVAVEKLYKTKEVRTKEVRTIKDLDLRKKTGCTVIGYKNENGEYLVNPEAELELALNSKIIVLGRPEQIDALNSEYNIN, via the coding sequence ATGAATCCACTTATAAAGTTTTTTAGAACAAAAATATATACAGCAGTATTATTACTAGTTGTTCTTATGCTAATAGGTGTAACAGGATATAAAATGATATCTGGTTACTCATGGGTTAATGCGTTTTATATGACCGTTATTACCATGACAACTGTTGGTTTTGGTGAGGTGACTCCGCTTGACGACCCATCGAAAATTTTTACCATATTTTTAATTTTAGCAAGTGTGGTTATTGTGGGTTATGCACTTTCAATAATTACGGAGTATATTTTAAGCAAAAACGATGTTGAAGAATTAATACAAAAAAAAATGCAAAAAAGGATAGATAATCTTAGAGGACATATTGTTATTTGTGGTTATGGCAGAAACGGGAAGCAGGCAGCTAGAAAACTTTTGGCATATAAAAAGCAATTTGTAGTTATAGAAAAAGATAAGGAAATGGAAGAGCGCTTACAAATTGATGGAGTTTCTTATGTTATAGGCAATGCCAATGAAGATGAAACGCTTATTCAAGCAGGGATTGGTAAAGCTTCTTGTTTAATATCTGCTTTACCCAATGATGCTGATAATTTATTTGTTGTGCTTTCAACTAGGCAATTAAATAAATCTATAAACATTATAAGCCGGGCTTCGTTAGAAACATCATATAAAAAATTAAAACTAGCAGGAGCAAATAATGTTATTTTACCTGATAAAATAGGGGGTGACCATATGGCATCTTTAGTGGTAGTTCCTGGTTTAATGGAATTTATTGATAATTTATCAATTGTAGGCAAATCGAACATTAATATTGAAGAAGTCGCTGTAGAAAAACTTTACAAGACTAAAGAAGTCAGAACTAAAGAAGTCAGAACGATAAAAGATTTAGACCTTCGTAAAAAAACAGGTTGTACCGTTATTGGTTATAAAAATGAAAATGGCGAATATTTAGTTAATCCAGAGGCAGAACTGGAATTAGCATTAAATTCTAAAATCATTGTTTTAGGTAGACCCGAACAAATAGATGCGCTCAATTCTGAATACAATATAAATTAA
- a CDS encoding alanine/glycine:cation symporter family protein, whose protein sequence is MKKYLLSIFTLILPFLTFAQEATEKGLDQQIDEGFKPVSDFFSKVIFFKVWTDPDIPFVLLLLVGSAAFFTIYFGFPNIKYFGKAINTVRGKYDEIEGGHEASDTPMTIDGDIRDTIRDESQEGEVSHFQALATAVSGTVGNGNIAGVALAIALGGPGATFWMIICGLLGMSTKFVECTLGVQYRDVGEDGTVYGGPMYYITKGLKERGFSMLGKIAAVLFAIFCIGGSFGGGNAAQSNQATVVLKELMGLESASAGAIIGVIMAILVGVIIIGGIKRIASVTEKVVPFMAVLYIVACLYIILSNFSLIDDAFGLIFSEAFNPRAIGVGGVIGVLLVGFKRAAFSNEAGAGSASIAHSAVKTKYSASEGLVALLEPFIDTVVICTMTALVIVIFNTGGIFEYGGDGVGGVMIDGMRYEGAGITSQAFAQYIPYSNVFLTIAVVLFAVSTMISWSYYGLQSWKFLFGRGKAADLTYKLLFLLFVVIGAAASMNSIWAFSDAMIFAMVFPNMIGLYFLFPVVKKQLKRYLDAIKAAKA, encoded by the coding sequence ATGAAGAAATATCTTCTTTCAATATTCACCTTAATATTACCATTTTTAACATTTGCGCAAGAAGCTACCGAAAAAGGATTAGATCAACAAATAGACGAAGGGTTCAAACCAGTTTCAGACTTTTTTAGTAAAGTAATATTTTTTAAAGTTTGGACAGATCCAGATATTCCGTTTGTATTATTGCTTTTAGTTGGAAGTGCTGCTTTTTTTACCATTTATTTTGGGTTTCCTAATATAAAATATTTTGGAAAAGCTATTAATACAGTAAGAGGGAAATATGATGAGATTGAAGGAGGGCATGAAGCTTCTGATACGCCTATGACTATTGATGGGGATATTCGTGATACAATTCGTGATGAGAGTCAAGAAGGAGAAGTAAGTCATTTTCAAGCCTTAGCTACTGCAGTATCCGGTACAGTAGGTAATGGAAACATAGCAGGTGTAGCTTTAGCAATTGCACTAGGAGGTCCTGGTGCAACATTCTGGATGATTATATGTGGTTTATTAGGTATGTCTACTAAGTTTGTGGAGTGTACTTTAGGAGTTCAATACAGAGATGTAGGAGAAGATGGGACTGTATATGGCGGGCCAATGTATTATATTACTAAAGGACTTAAAGAAAGAGGGTTTTCTATGTTAGGAAAAATAGCCGCAGTCCTTTTTGCTATTTTTTGTATTGGTGGTTCATTTGGTGGTGGTAATGCAGCTCAATCTAACCAAGCTACAGTTGTGCTTAAAGAACTTATGGGACTAGAAAGTGCTAGTGCAGGAGCAATAATTGGTGTTATTATGGCCATATTAGTAGGTGTTATTATAATAGGAGGTATTAAAAGAATTGCTTCGGTTACAGAAAAGGTAGTACCTTTTATGGCGGTACTATATATAGTAGCATGTTTGTATATAATTTTAAGTAATTTTTCATTAATTGACGATGCTTTCGGATTGATTTTTAGTGAAGCATTCAATCCTAGAGCTATAGGTGTTGGAGGTGTTATTGGTGTATTACTTGTTGGTTTTAAACGAGCAGCTTTCTCTAATGAAGCTGGGGCAGGTTCAGCATCTATTGCGCATTCAGCAGTAAAAACTAAATATTCGGCATCAGAAGGTTTAGTGGCTTTATTAGAACCATTTATTGATACGGTTGTAATTTGTACAATGACAGCCTTAGTAATTGTGATCTTTAATACTGGCGGAATATTTGAATACGGAGGTGATGGAGTTGGAGGTGTAATGATTGATGGTATGCGTTATGAAGGAGCAGGTATAACATCGCAGGCATTTGCACAATATATACCTTATTCTAACGTGTTTTTAACAATTGCAGTTGTACTATTTGCAGTTTCTACAATGATTTCATGGTCATACTACGGTTTACAATCATGGAAATTTTTATTTGGTAGAGGTAAAGCAGCAGATTTAACATATAAGCTTTTATTCTTATTGTTTGTTGTTATTGGTGCAGCAGCAAGTATGAATTCTATTTGGGCATTTTCAGATGCTATGATTTTTGCTATGGTATTCCCTAATATGATTGGGTTGTATTTCCTATTCCCAGTAGTTAAAAAGCAATTAAAAAGATATTTAGATGCTATAAAAGCAGCAAAAGCATAA
- a CDS encoding ComEA family DNA-binding protein → MKNFKSHFVFSKEQRNGIFLLIILIVGLQCVCFFVDFSSENILVNKAALVKFNKEIDSLKLVKLEKSKPKIYPFNPNYITDFKGASLGMSNKEIDRLLAFRKQNNWINSTKEFQKVTKVSDSLLSQISPYFKFPEWVSVSNSKPKQRLVFSYNNASKTIAKKQDLNKATAQQLQKVNGIGVVFSERIIRFRNKFVGGFIDDVQLQDVYGLTPEVIERITNNFTVKTPRQIEKININKATIDNLVTVQHIDYDLAYNIIEQRKLKNGYKSLDELKKVKDFPVNKIDIIKLYLFLD, encoded by the coding sequence ATGAAAAATTTTAAATCCCATTTTGTGTTTTCTAAAGAACAACGAAATGGGATTTTTTTATTAATAATACTTATAGTAGGACTACAATGTGTTTGTTTTTTTGTAGATTTTTCATCTGAAAACATTCTAGTTAATAAAGCAGCACTTGTCAAGTTTAATAAAGAAATTGACTCGCTTAAATTAGTGAAACTTGAAAAAAGTAAACCAAAAATATACCCTTTCAATCCAAATTACATAACAGATTTTAAAGGCGCTTCATTAGGAATGTCTAATAAAGAAATTGATAGACTATTAGCTTTTAGAAAACAGAATAATTGGATTAATTCAACAAAAGAATTTCAAAAAGTTACTAAAGTGTCAGACTCACTTTTAAGTCAAATATCTCCATATTTTAAATTTCCAGAATGGGTATCGGTATCTAATTCGAAGCCAAAACAAAGACTAGTTTTTAGTTATAATAACGCTTCAAAAACTATTGCTAAAAAGCAAGACTTAAACAAAGCAACAGCTCAACAACTACAAAAAGTAAATGGTATTGGAGTAGTTTTTTCAGAACGTATTATAAGATTTAGAAATAAATTTGTTGGTGGTTTTATTGATGATGTGCAGCTTCAAGATGTATATGGTTTAACCCCAGAAGTCATAGAAAGAATAACAAACAATTTTACGGTAAAGACACCAAGACAAATTGAAAAGATAAACATAAATAAAGCGACTATAGATAACTTGGTTACTGTTCAACATATAGATTATGATTTGGCGTATAATATAATTGAGCAGCGTAAATTAAAAAATGGATATAAATCTCTAGATGAATTAAAAAAAGTTAAAGACTTTCCAGTAAATAAAATCGATATAATTAAATTATATTTGTTCCTCGATTAA
- a CDS encoding acyl-CoA dehydrogenase family protein produces MNSMYFTEEHNLFRTSLQDFLKKEVVPNIEKWEKTGTIDRFIWKKFGDMGFFGINYPEAYGGMNLDLFYTVILLEELQKINSGGFAAAIWAHAYLAMTHLNAEGDEAIKQKYLTPSISGDKIGCLCVTEPFGGSDVAGMRTTAVKEGDHYIINGSKTFITNGVYSDYLVIAAKTSPELGNKGVSIFVVDRETEGVSATKLDKLGWRASDTGEIAFDNVKIPATNLMGEENKGFAYIVQHFSLERLVMGINAHARAEYALEYALQYMSERQAFGKSIDTFQALRHNVSDLYTDMEICKEFNYSVAYRLNKGEYIVKEASMSKLKSTKMADDVIYQCLQFLGGYGYMEDYPMARLLRDSRLGPIGGGTSEILREIIAKIIIDKKEYKAATN; encoded by the coding sequence ATGAATAGTATGTACTTCACAGAAGAGCATAATCTTTTTAGAACAAGTCTTCAGGATTTTTTAAAGAAGGAAGTAGTTCCTAATATTGAAAAATGGGAAAAAACAGGAACTATAGATAGATTTATTTGGAAAAAGTTTGGAGACATGGGGTTTTTTGGTATAAACTACCCAGAAGCTTATGGTGGAATGAATTTAGATTTATTTTATACGGTTATACTTCTTGAAGAGCTTCAGAAAATAAATTCAGGCGGTTTTGCAGCAGCAATTTGGGCACACGCTTATTTAGCAATGACGCATTTAAATGCAGAAGGAGATGAAGCCATTAAGCAAAAATATTTGACACCAAGCATTTCTGGAGATAAAATAGGATGTCTATGTGTTACAGAACCTTTTGGAGGTAGTGATGTGGCAGGTATGCGAACAACTGCTGTGAAAGAAGGAGATCATTATATTATTAACGGATCAAAAACATTTATTACTAATGGTGTATATAGTGATTATTTAGTAATAGCAGCAAAAACAAGCCCGGAATTAGGCAATAAAGGTGTTAGTATATTTGTCGTAGATAGAGAAACTGAGGGAGTCTCGGCAACTAAATTAGATAAGTTAGGTTGGAGAGCATCAGACACTGGAGAAATAGCATTTGATAATGTTAAAATACCAGCAACCAATTTAATGGGAGAAGAAAATAAAGGGTTTGCTTATATCGTGCAGCATTTTTCTTTAGAGCGTTTAGTTATGGGAATCAATGCCCATGCGCGTGCAGAATATGCATTAGAGTATGCTTTGCAATATATGTCAGAACGTCAAGCTTTTGGTAAATCAATTGATACATTTCAGGCATTAAGACATAATGTTTCAGACTTATATACCGATATGGAAATCTGTAAAGAGTTTAATTATTCGGTTGCTTATAGATTGAATAAAGGTGAGTATATAGTTAAAGAGGCATCTATGTCAAAATTAAAGTCAACAAAAATGGCAGACGATGTTATATATCAATGTCTTCAGTTTTTAGGTGGCTATGGTTATATGGAAGACTATCCAATGGCAAGGCTCTTAAGAGATAGCAGACTAGGTCCAATTGGAGGAGGAACTTCTGAAATTCTTCGTGAAATTATCGCTAAAATCATAATAGATAAAAAAGAATACAAGGCAGCAACTAACTAA